The following are encoded together in the bacterium genome:
- a CDS encoding DegT/DnrJ/EryC1/StrS family aminotransferase produces the protein VVDTLRSGWLTTGPKTEKFEYEFAKYIGGTTSSCKHAIAVNSCTSAIHLALLAYGVGEGDEVITTPYTFVSTAEVIVHTGATPVFVDIKRDTFNIDVSKIEKAITSKTRAIIPVHIAGQPCDMAEILNIANKYNLIVIEDAAHALGAEYKGKKIGTIGDATCFSFYSTKNLTTGEGGMITTNDTEIAEKVRILALHGMSKGAWKRYSAKGSWQYKIIDKGYKYNMSDIQAAIGVVQLKRFDRMQQRRKEIAEIYNKEFNAIPELISPHQKSLTKHAWHLYIIQIRPELLKITRDEFIDALSTEGIGTSVHFIPLHLMPYYRKRYGFKRGAFPNAEYVYERVISLPLYPRLSLNDAKYVANVVKKIVKSNLK, from the coding sequence AAGTCGTTGACACTTTAAGGTCGGGCTGGCTGACTACTGGACCAAAGACTGAGAAATTTGAATATGAGTTTGCTAAATACATTGGAGGTACGACCTCAAGCTGTAAGCATGCGATTGCAGTTAATTCATGTACTTCCGCTATACATCTTGCATTACTTGCTTATGGGGTTGGTGAAGGTGATGAAGTAATCACTACTCCTTATACATTTGTGAGCACAGCTGAGGTAATAGTCCATACGGGAGCTACTCCAGTATTTGTTGATATAAAAAGAGATACATTTAATATCGATGTCTCTAAGATAGAAAAAGCAATTACCTCTAAAACACGTGCAATTATACCTGTCCATATTGCGGGTCAGCCATGTGATATGGCTGAAATACTTAATATAGCAAATAAATACAATCTTATTGTAATTGAGGATGCAGCGCATGCATTGGGAGCAGAATACAAAGGTAAAAAGATAGGCACAATTGGTGATGCTACTTGTTTCAGCTTTTATTCTACAAAAAATCTTACTACTGGAGAGGGTGGGATGATAACTACAAATGATACAGAGATAGCAGAAAAGGTACGAATTTTAGCTTTACATGGGATGTCAAAAGGTGCATGGAAGAGGTATAGTGCAAAGGGCTCATGGCAGTATAAAATCATAGATAAAGGTTATAAATACAACATGTCAGATATACAAGCAGCTATTGGAGTTGTTCAGCTTAAAAGATTTGATAGAATGCAACAAAGGAGGAAAGAGATAGCTGAAATCTATAATAAAGAATTTAACGCGATTCCTGAGCTAATTAGCCCGCATCAAAAGAGTTTGACAAAACATGCATGGCATCTTTATATTATTCAAATAAGACCTGAGCTATTAAAAATTACAAGAGACGAGTTCATTGATGCTCTTTCAACCGAAGGAATAGGGACATCAGTCCATTTTATACCACTCCATCTCATGCCTTATTACAGGAAACGATATGGATTTAAGAGGGGTGCATTTCCCAATGCAGAATATGTATATGAAAGGGTAATCTCACTCCCACTTTATCCAAGACTATCATTGAATGATGCTAAATATGTAGCAAATGTTGTAAAGAAGATAGTCAAAAGTAACTTAAAGTGA
- a CDS encoding sugar transferase has translation MIKRIIDIIFSGSLLLFLSPVFLLISILIKLDSAGPVFYKSLRVGRLGKPFRMLKFRSMVKDAALIGPKITTRDDPRITNIGRLLRATKVDELPNLFNVLKGELSLVGPRPELPEYVKRYNKMEQEVLRLKPGITGPSQLKYIDEAEKLHNIDTDYPSILSDKLALDLEYLSNASFLFDIKILLNTLKKLLSQSYLITRNWKP, from the coding sequence GTGATTAAGCGTATAATTGACATCATATTTTCTGGTTCACTTTTATTATTCTTATCACCTGTTTTCTTGCTTATCTCCATTTTAATAAAATTAGATTCAGCAGGTCCTGTATTTTATAAATCCTTAAGAGTAGGGAGGCTAGGTAAGCCATTTAGAATGCTTAAGTTTCGTTCAATGGTAAAGGATGCAGCCCTAATAGGACCTAAAATAACAACAAGAGATGACCCAAGAATAACCAATATAGGTAGACTGTTACGAGCTACAAAGGTTGACGAGCTTCCAAATCTATTTAACGTTTTAAAAGGTGAATTAAGTCTTGTAGGACCACGTCCGGAGCTTCCTGAATATGTCAAAAGATATAACAAAATGGAGCAAGAAGTCTTAAGATTGAAACCGGGAATTACAGGCCCTTCACAGCTTAAATATATAGACGAAGCAGAGAAACTACACAATATTGACACTGACTATCCATCAATTCTATCCGATAAACTTGCACTTGACCTTGAATACTTAAGTAATGCAAGCTTCTTATTTGATATAAAAATTCTACTTAATACTTTAAAGAAGCTACTATCCCAAAGTTATTTGATTACAAGGAACTGGAAACCCTAA